In Candidatus Cloacimonadota bacterium, a genomic segment contains:
- a CDS encoding T9SS type A sorting domain-containing protein — MKVKIILIALILGIGFGLWGQDFYDTDTVNDIHLYFTQSNWRQILNQYYAAGQEQRLVGTAIINGTVYDSVGVRFKGHSSYNPNRIKNPFNIKLDHIIEDQSIGPYTTLKLANGFSDPSFIRDILSYEVAQKYMPACLANFARVYVNDVLIGVYNSIQAINSYFMRTHLHCSGEPRFKCGTNTFDPIPVWGYLGPNQSSYEQYYEMKSSSGWDELINFTNVMSNDPTNLAEVLNIDRNLWMIAFQNLLVNLDSPINVFHNFYLYGDAAGRFNPIIWDMNMSFGGFMGGSATLDPLRNSNSNTYLLISRMMSVPRYKKMYIAHMRTMMEENFANGWFATRGAELQAICAPYVQEDPNFLYTYNQFVSNLNNSVQGGGPGSPGSVPGIIPFMNSRVTFLQNHSAFQGTIPTITSIEHSPQELEQNGVVHFTLTAQDATSARLGLRQNLADKFDYYEMYDDGQHNDGAAGDGIFGVEVTIGAGDLQYYGWAENNSQGAFLPARAEHEFFESPVTSEEPFIYINEIQAKNTAYADPFGEFDDWVELYNPNDYPVDIAGMYMTDSHYSNGIDAWTQIPAGFPDETTIPAHGYLLVWFDEDMDQGPLHINDKLGGAADAVYLIASDGETVIDSKEWVASDGLDVNNVSLGRVPDGGPDWQLFGVGQPLPCTPGATNGGTANVLPQVRYVNYEPYPTLVDSPVTIGATITDSDGTVSLAELVWKMEQGQESRKVMQLSTSDIYTTQIGPFPEGTRIIYRVEATDNSGGVTASQTYGLTWAYEYPQLYINEFMASNSNTVTDEYGEYDDWAEIYNPNDFPVDLAGYYFTDDHYDFGEGTYIVNPIPHGYEAQTVIPAHGFKIIWFDDAPDQGPLHVINKLGSSADAIYMISPDMIHLTDQVTYQNIPGLATDLSWGRYPDGGDVWRLFGPDQDLPCTPGASNSGTAVDDELIPAANPDWLMYPNPMRASLTLEIKNTDEPAWVEVFNIKGQKVAEFKVDGKSTWNGTDDSGKALGNGIYLMRTVLQGETFTRRVGIFK, encoded by the coding sequence ATGAAGGTCAAAATAATTTTGATCGCCTTGATCCTGGGTATTGGATTCGGCTTATGGGGGCAGGATTTTTATGATACCGATACCGTAAACGACATCCATCTTTATTTCACGCAATCCAATTGGCGCCAAATCTTGAACCAATATTATGCCGCGGGACAAGAGCAACGCCTGGTTGGCACAGCCATCATCAATGGCACCGTTTATGATAGTGTGGGCGTGCGTTTCAAGGGGCACAGCTCCTATAATCCCAACCGGATAAAAAACCCCTTCAACATCAAACTGGACCACATCATTGAGGACCAAAGCATCGGGCCCTACACCACTCTGAAACTGGCAAACGGCTTTTCCGATCCATCCTTCATTCGGGATATTCTGTCCTATGAGGTTGCCCAAAAATACATGCCCGCTTGTTTGGCAAACTTCGCGAGAGTCTATGTAAACGATGTTCTGATCGGGGTTTACAATTCCATCCAAGCGATCAATTCCTATTTCATGCGCACACACCTGCATTGTTCTGGAGAACCCAGATTTAAGTGTGGCACAAACACCTTCGACCCCATTCCTGTCTGGGGCTATCTGGGTCCAAACCAAAGCAGTTACGAACAATATTATGAAATGAAATCCAGCTCCGGTTGGGATGAATTAATCAATTTCACAAACGTGATGTCCAACGACCCGACAAACCTGGCGGAAGTGCTGAACATCGACCGTAATCTTTGGATGATTGCTTTCCAAAACCTGCTGGTAAATCTGGATTCTCCCATCAATGTTTTCCATAATTTCTATCTTTATGGCGACGCCGCGGGCCGCTTCAATCCCATCATTTGGGATATGAACATGTCTTTTGGCGGCTTCATGGGCGGTTCCGCAACCTTGGACCCGCTGCGCAATTCGAACAGCAACACCTACCTTTTGATCAGCCGCATGATGAGTGTGCCGCGCTATAAAAAGATGTATATCGCGCACATGCGCACAATGATGGAGGAAAACTTTGCCAACGGTTGGTTTGCCACTCGAGGTGCTGAATTGCAGGCAATTTGCGCGCCCTACGTGCAGGAAGACCCTAATTTTCTCTATACTTACAACCAATTTGTCTCAAACCTGAACAATTCCGTCCAAGGTGGCGGTCCAGGCTCACCCGGGTCGGTTCCTGGCATCATTCCGTTTATGAACAGCAGAGTGACTTTCCTCCAAAACCACAGCGCCTTCCAAGGCACAATTCCCACCATCACATCAATTGAACACAGCCCTCAGGAACTTGAACAAAACGGCGTTGTACATTTCACGCTCACGGCTCAGGACGCCACTTCCGCCAGACTGGGTCTGCGCCAAAACCTGGCAGACAAATTTGATTATTATGAGATGTACGACGATGGCCAACACAATGATGGCGCTGCTGGAGACGGCATTTTTGGAGTGGAAGTCACCATCGGTGCCGGCGATTTGCAATACTATGGCTGGGCAGAAAACAACAGCCAGGGCGCCTTTTTGCCCGCGCGGGCGGAACATGAATTCTTCGAATCGCCGGTCACATCGGAAGAACCCTTCATTTATATCAATGAAATCCAAGCCAAAAACACCGCCTACGCTGATCCATTCGGCGAATTTGATGACTGGGTGGAACTCTATAATCCGAACGATTATCCGGTTGACATCGCTGGTATGTATATGACGGACAGCCACTACAGCAATGGAATCGACGCTTGGACGCAAATCCCGGCAGGTTTTCCGGATGAAACCACCATCCCGGCTCATGGATATTTGCTTGTGTGGTTTGATGAAGACATGGATCAAGGTCCTTTGCACATCAACGACAAGCTTGGCGGCGCGGCGGATGCGGTTTATCTGATCGCCAGCGACGGCGAAACCGTGATCGACAGCAAAGAATGGGTTGCATCCGACGGTCTGGATGTGAACAACGTCTCGCTTGGGCGCGTTCCGGATGGCGGTCCAGATTGGCAGCTTTTCGGAGTTGGTCAGCCTCTGCCCTGTACACCCGGAGCCACAAATGGTGGAACCGCAAACGTTTTGCCCCAGGTCAGATATGTGAATTACGAGCCATATCCAACCCTTGTGGATTCTCCAGTCACCATTGGAGCCACCATCACAGACAGCGATGGCACGGTCTCACTGGCGGAATTGGTCTGGAAAATGGAACAGGGTCAGGAAAGCCGTAAAGTGATGCAATTATCTACTTCCGATATTTATACAACCCAAATCGGTCCCTTCCCAGAGGGCACGCGCATCATCTACCGCGTCGAAGCAACAGACAATTCCGGCGGCGTCACAGCCTCTCAAACCTACGGCCTGACATGGGCTTATGAATATCCTCAGCTTTATATCAACGAATTCATGGCTTCAAACAGTAACACCGTCACCGATGAATACGGAGAATACGACGATTGGGCTGAAATCTACAACCCCAATGATTTTCCCGTCGATCTGGCTGGATATTACTTCACCGACGACCACTACGATTTTGGCGAAGGAACCTATATAGTGAACCCAATTCCTCATGGTTATGAAGCCCAAACCGTCATTCCGGCACATGGATTCAAGATAATTTGGTTCGACGACGCTCCAGATCAAGGACCCTTGCACGTGATAAACAAGCTTGGCTCCAGTGCTGACGCGATTTACATGATTTCGCCCGATATGATCCATCTCACCGACCAAGTGACTTACCAAAACATTCCCGGACTGGCAACAGACTTATCCTGGGGACGCTATCCTGATGGCGGAGATGTCTGGCGCCTCTTTGGACCAGACCAGGATCTCCCTTGCACGCCAGGTGCTTCAAACTCTGGAACCGCGGTGGATGACGAACTTATCCCCGCTGCCAATCCAGACTGGCTCATGTATCCCAATCCCATGCGTGCCAGCCTCACTTTGGAAATCAAAAACACGGATGAACCCGCCTGGGTGGAAGTTTTCAACATCAAGGGCCAAAAAGTGGCAGAATTCAAAGTTGATGGCAAATCCACCTGGAACGGAACCGACGATTCCGGCAAAGCTCTGGGCAACGGTATCTACCTGATGCGCACAGTTTTGCAAGGAGAAACCTTCACCCGCAGAGTGGGTATTTTCAAGTAA
- a CDS encoding Ppx/GppA family phosphatase, producing the protein MKTRLTPVKLGLRHAVIDLGSNSIKCLIAENFDGEMHDLAELSRVTALGEDLENGAGIGEQAAERTFTALAEMKKKCEELGVDEVICVGAEALRRASNAADFIQKVEQRFGWKTRVLSPADEAELGFRASAALIPTGEQGLVIDSGGGSTEFSFGDAQGLKSWSSIPLGALTLTRAFINEDPVSPEELKNLENHVQNTLRVAFEAPKKIRVIACGGTATNLASVALSLKTFDANIIHGFHLKIDEISRQINLYSRLKTAQIAQIIGLQQGREKVILAGAVILKQIANHFELEEFIISVRGIRHALLSPEKDDKKTPR; encoded by the coding sequence ATGAAAACAAGATTGACACCGGTAAAACTCGGGTTACGGCACGCCGTGATCGATTTGGGCAGCAATTCCATTAAATGCCTGATCGCAGAAAACTTTGACGGTGAGATGCACGATTTGGCAGAATTGAGCAGGGTGACGGCTTTGGGTGAAGACTTGGAAAACGGCGCTGGCATTGGTGAACAAGCTGCTGAGAGAACATTTACGGCTTTGGCAGAAATGAAGAAAAAATGCGAGGAATTGGGGGTTGATGAAGTCATCTGTGTGGGAGCGGAAGCTTTGCGCAGGGCTTCAAATGCGGCAGATTTCATCCAAAAAGTGGAACAACGTTTTGGCTGGAAAACGAGGGTTTTAAGTCCCGCGGATGAAGCCGAACTTGGGTTTCGTGCCTCAGCCGCGCTAATTCCGACTGGAGAACAAGGTTTGGTGATTGATTCCGGAGGCGGCAGCACAGAGTTTTCCTTTGGAGACGCTCAGGGTCTCAAAAGCTGGAGCAGCATTCCCTTGGGTGCTCTCACACTCACAAGGGCTTTCATCAATGAAGACCCCGTTTCTCCTGAAGAGCTCAAAAACCTCGAAAACCATGTCCAGAACACCCTGCGGGTTGCCTTTGAGGCTCCAAAAAAGATTCGCGTCATCGCCTGCGGCGGAACGGCTACAAATCTGGCTTCGGTGGCGCTTTCCCTGAAAACTTTCGATGCAAATATTATTCACGGTTTCCACCTTAAAATTGATGAAATATCCCGCCAGATCAATCTGTATAGCCGGCTCAAAACAGCCCAAATAGCTCAGATTATTGGATTGCAACAAGGGCGGGAAAAAGTGATTTTGGCTGGTGCTGTGATTCTCAAACAGATTGCGAATCATTTTGAATTGGAAGAATTCATCATTTCCGTCCGGGGCATCAGGCACGCTCTATTGAGCCCAGAAAAAGATGACAAAAAAACACCCCGTTGA